The Pirellulales bacterium genome window below encodes:
- a CDS encoding HYExAFE family protein: MKRDNHYEAAFEEFLRSRHVPYVAVDEARRTLTADSSLKSLDFIVSSSQGKSWLVDVKGRRFPSGEQKQYWKNWSTRDDLVSLSRWEKLFGERFAGLFVFAYNIHGDRSPLPSEKLFEFDGAVYGFVAIRLEYYAVHARQISPRWDTVAMPVEQFRRWAQPLDALL; the protein is encoded by the coding sequence ATGAAACGAGACAACCACTACGAAGCGGCATTTGAAGAATTCTTGCGATCGCGCCACGTGCCTTATGTGGCCGTCGACGAGGCGCGCCGCACTTTGACCGCTGATTCCTCGCTCAAGAGTCTCGATTTCATCGTCTCGTCCTCTCAGGGAAAATCGTGGCTGGTGGACGTAAAAGGGCGACGTTTTCCCTCGGGCGAGCAAAAGCAATACTGGAAAAACTGGTCCACGCGCGACGATCTGGTTAGCCTGTCGCGCTGGGAAAAGCTGTTTGGCGAGCGGTTTGCCGGGCTATTTGTCTTCGCTTACAATATTCATGGTGATCGTTCGCCGCTGCCGAGCGAAAAGCTGTTTGAATTCGACGGCGCGGTTTATGGCTTCGTGGCAATTCGCCTGGAGTACTATGCCGTACACGCCCGGCAGATTTCGCCGCGATGGGACACCGTGGCGATGCCAGTCGAGCAGTTTCGCCGCTGGGCCCAGCCGTTGGACGCGCTGCTGTAA
- a CDS encoding NRDE family protein produces MCLLAIFHRVVDRAPLLVAANREEFFDRPFLPPHVQGDRTRFLAGVDVRAGGTWLGVNERGMMAAVTNRPKIALPDQPRSRGLLCRELLEQPSVAIAREFIRRELTTGAYAGANFVVADARDGILVEAGDELSISWLVPGLHLITNGPANSPLDPRQLLAREMFAATPPYDVPSFLTAARRVCSQGPDAIGRSIVLRRAARGTVSSTLLALTIEPQEAVCEFAAGSPDVTPYEDYSHELRKLLITA; encoded by the coding sequence ATGTGCTTACTCGCAATTTTCCACCGTGTTGTCGACCGCGCCCCATTACTGGTGGCGGCCAATCGCGAAGAGTTCTTCGATCGCCCGTTCCTACCGCCGCACGTCCAGGGTGACCGCACGCGGTTTCTGGCCGGAGTCGACGTACGTGCCGGCGGTACATGGCTGGGCGTGAACGAACGGGGCATGATGGCGGCCGTCACCAATCGGCCAAAGATTGCCCTGCCCGATCAACCGCGCTCGCGCGGGCTGCTCTGTCGCGAGTTGCTGGAACAGCCCAGCGTGGCAATTGCGCGCGAGTTTATCCGGCGAGAACTGACGACGGGAGCGTACGCCGGCGCGAACTTTGTCGTGGCCGATGCGCGTGACGGCATTCTGGTCGAAGCAGGCGACGAGTTGTCGATCTCGTGGCTGGTGCCGGGGTTGCACCTGATCACGAATGGACCGGCCAATAGTCCGCTCGACCCACGACAGCTTTTGGCGCGGGAAATGTTTGCGGCAACGCCCCCATACGACGTGCCGTCGTTTCTCACTGCTGCGCGTCGAGTTTGCAGCCAGGGGCCCGATGCAATTGGACGCTCGATCGTGCTGCGAAGGGCCGCACGGGGCACGGTCTCGTCGACCTTGCTGGCCCTGACGATCGAACCCCAGGAAGCCGTCTGTGAGTTTGCCGCAGGCTCGCCCGACGTCACGCCGTATGAGGACTACTCGCACGAGTTGCGCAAGCTATTGATCACCGCGTGA
- a CDS encoding thiamine pyrophosphate-binding protein: MILPSAAVVATLEDLGLTHIVWLPDSALGPWESALLTSKQLSLVRVCREGEAWTIAAGLFLGGQRPLVVIQNTGLFESGDALRNVLFDLGLPLFALIGYRNYLVANSLDTARRFTEPVLRAWGLEYVLIDSPDALPRLAEHYRACQAAGRPGVALVAEGKG; the protein is encoded by the coding sequence ATGATTCTGCCCTCGGCTGCTGTCGTCGCCACGCTCGAGGATCTGGGGCTTACGCATATCGTGTGGCTGCCGGACTCGGCGTTAGGGCCCTGGGAAAGTGCTCTGCTCACGTCAAAGCAGCTTTCTTTGGTGCGTGTCTGCCGCGAGGGGGAAGCCTGGACGATCGCGGCGGGCCTTTTTCTAGGGGGACAGCGCCCGCTGGTCGTGATTCAGAATACGGGTCTGTTCGAGTCGGGTGACGCGCTGCGGAACGTGCTGTTCGATCTGGGCCTGCCACTTTTTGCCTTGATCGGCTACCGCAACTACCTCGTGGCCAACTCGCTTGACACGGCGCGCCGCTTTACCGAGCCGGTACTGCGCGCGTGGGGCCTGGAATACGTCTTGATTGATTCGCCCGACGCGCTACCCCGACTGGCCGAACACTACCGCGCCTGCCAGGCGGCGGGCCGCCCGGGCGTGGCGCTGGTGGCTGAGGGTAAGGGATAG
- a CDS encoding thiamine pyrophosphate-dependent enzyme — MNDASKADPATTHGMPLVPALEVVRDLRRDEIVVTTMGAAREWPRLAQHPLDFHYIPSAMGHAPMLALGLALAQPQRTVVAFNGDGCMLMSVGCLVTIVASGAQNLTLILLENGVYEVTGGQQTAAAQSHVDFAVAARAAGFASVASFVDLESWRAGASQALAMPGPRFILLKVARVVDHELSSPGPIKERIERFRSALGVT; from the coding sequence ATGAACGATGCCTCGAAAGCTGATCCTGCCACAACACACGGCATGCCGCTGGTGCCGGCGCTGGAGGTGGTGCGCGACTTGCGCCGCGACGAGATCGTGGTGACCACGATGGGCGCCGCCCGCGAATGGCCGCGGCTTGCGCAGCATCCACTCGACTTCCATTACATTCCCTCGGCGATGGGACACGCGCCGATGCTGGCATTGGGCTTAGCACTGGCTCAGCCGCAGCGCACGGTAGTCGCCTTTAATGGCGATGGCTGCATGCTGATGAGCGTTGGCTGTTTGGTGACGATTGTCGCGAGCGGCGCGCAGAATCTGACGCTTATCTTGCTGGAGAATGGCGTGTACGAAGTCACCGGCGGCCAGCAAACCGCCGCGGCCCAATCGCACGTCGACTTCGCCGTCGCGGCACGGGCGGCCGGCTTCGCCAGCGTCGCGAGCTTCGTCGATTTGGAGTCCTGGCGCGCGGGCGCCAGCCAGGCCTTGGCGATGCCCGGCCCGCGATTCATTCTGCTCAAGGTGGCGCGGGTGGTTGACCACGAGCTATCAAGCCCCGGTCCGATCAAAGAGCGCATCGAACGGTTTCGCTCCGCACTGGGCGTAACGTGA
- a CDS encoding TIM barrel protein yields MQLGLVTYMWGAEWDLPTLIKNCQLTGFRGLELRTTHKHGVEPALSAEQRRDVAKRFTDSGVELVGLGTTCDFHSQDPALLKKNIEEAKSFIKLSHDCGGTGIKVRPNGLPKEVPVAQTLEQIGRSLGELAAFGEGYGQVIRLEVHGRDTDQLPRIKTIMDAARHPGAVVCWNCNQTDLAGEGLVANFDLVKDRLGTIHIHDLISTYPWQQLFDLLRGAGFSGWTLVEEGDQTADPVRVMKYYRLLWERMTAGK; encoded by the coding sequence ATGCAACTTGGTCTCGTCACGTACATGTGGGGCGCCGAATGGGATCTGCCAACCCTCATTAAAAACTGTCAATTGACGGGCTTCCGCGGTCTAGAACTGCGTACCACGCACAAGCATGGCGTCGAACCGGCACTATCGGCCGAGCAGCGGCGCGATGTGGCCAAACGATTCACCGATAGCGGCGTCGAACTGGTCGGGCTGGGCACGACTTGCGATTTTCATTCGCAGGATCCGGCCCTGCTTAAGAAAAACATCGAAGAGGCCAAGTCCTTCATCAAGCTGAGCCATGATTGTGGCGGCACAGGCATCAAGGTTCGCCCCAACGGTCTGCCGAAAGAAGTGCCGGTCGCCCAAACGCTCGAGCAAATCGGCCGCTCACTGGGAGAACTGGCCGCGTTTGGCGAAGGGTATGGCCAGGTCATTCGGCTAGAGGTACACGGTCGCGATACCGACCAGCTACCACGAATCAAGACAATCATGGACGCCGCACGTCACCCCGGCGCAGTCGTCTGTTGGAACTGCAATCAAACGGATCTTGCCGGCGAGGGATTGGTGGCAAATTTCGATCTTGTCAAAGACCGGCTGGGAACGATCCACATTCACGATTTGATATCGACCTATCCCTGGCAACAGCTCTTCGACCTGTTGCGCGGAGCCGGCTTCTCAGGTTGGACACTCGTCGAAGAAGGAGATCAAACGGCCGATCCGGTGCGCGTGATGAAGTACTACCGACTGCTCTGGGAACGGATGACGGCGGGGAAATGA